The following coding sequences are from one Oncorhynchus nerka isolate Pitt River linkage group LG6, Oner_Uvic_2.0, whole genome shotgun sequence window:
- the LOC115130970 gene encoding rho-related GTP-binding protein RhoG-like, with product MQNVKCVVVGDGAVGKTCLLISYTTNAFPEEYIPTVFDNYSAQMTVDGRIISLNLWDTAGQEEYDRLRTLSYPQSNVFVICFSIGSPSSHANVRHKWHPEVSHHCPSVPILLVGTKRDLRSDGDTVKKLKEQGLAPTTQQQGNSMAKQIGAVKYMECSALTQEGVREVFSESVRAVLYPVTKKNAKKCVLL from the exons ATGCAGAACGTaaagtgtgtagtggtgggggacGGTGCCGTGGGTAAAACATGCCTCCTCATCTCCTACACCACCAACGCTTTCCCTGAGGAGTACATCCCCACCGTGTTCGACAACTACAgcgcccag ATGACGGTTGATGGCCGCATCATCAGCCTCAACCTGTGGGACACAGCCGGACAAGAGGAGTACGACCGCCTCCGCACTCTGTCCTACCCCCAATCCAACGTCTTCGTCATCTGTTTCTCCATCGGGAGTCCTTCCTCCCACGCCAACGTCCGCCACAAGTGGCACCCGGAAGTGTCTCACCACTGCCCCAGCGTGCCCATCCTCCTAGTGGGGACCAAGAGGGACCTGAGGAGTGATGGGGACACGGTGAAGAAGCTGAAGGAGCAGGGTTTAGCTCCCACCACACAGCAACAGGGGAACAGCATGGCTAAGCAGATAGGAGCGGTGAAGTACATGGAATGCTCTGCTCTGACGCAGGAAGGGGTCAGGGAAGTGTTCAGTGAGTCAGTACGGGCCGTGTTGTATCCCGTTACCAAAAAGAATGCCAAAAAGTGTGTACTGTTGTAA